In a single window of the Rattus norvegicus strain BN/NHsdMcwi chromosome 6, GRCr8, whole genome shotgun sequence genome:
- the Kcns3 gene encoding potassium voltage-gated channel subfamily S member 3 isoform X1, with amino-acid sequence MVFGEFFHRPGQDEELVNLNVGGFKQSVDQSTLLRFPHTRLGKLLTCHSEEAILELCDDYSVADKEYYFDRNPSLFRYVLNFYYTGKLHVMEELCVFSFCQEIEYWGINELFIDSCCSSRYQERKEESHEKDWDQKSNDVSTDSSFEESSLFEKELEKFDELRFGQLRKKIWIRMENPAYCLSAKLIAISSLSVVLASIVAMCVHSMSEFQNEDGEVDDPVLEGVEIACIAWFTGELAIRLVAAPSQKKFWKNPLNIIDFVSIIPFYATLAVDTKEEESEDIENMGKVVQILRLMRIFRILKLARHSVGLRSLGATLRHSYHEVGLLLLFLSVGISIFSVLIYSVEKDELASSLTSIPICWWWATISMTTVGYGDTHPVTLAGKIIASTCIICGILVVALPITIIFNKFSKYYQKQKDMDVDQCSEDPPEKCHELPYFNIRDVYAQQVHAFITSLSSIGIVVSDPDSTDASSVEDNEDAYNTASLENCTAK; translated from the coding sequence ATGGTGTTTGGTGAGTTTTTCCATCGCCCTGGACAAGATGAGGAACTTGTCAACTTGAACGTGGGGGGTTTTAAACAGTCTGTGGATCAGAGTACACTCCTGCGGTTCCCCCACACACGACTGGGGAAGCTGCTTACCTGCCACTCTGAGGAGGCCATTCTGGAGCTGTGTGATGACTACAGCGTGGCAGATAAAGAGTACTACTTCGATCGGAACCCCTCCCTGTTCAGATACGTTTTGAACTTTTATTACACAGGGAAGCTGCACGTCATGGAGGAACTGTGTGTCTTCTCCTTTTGCCAGGAGATTGAGTACTGGGGCATCAACGAGCTCTTCATTGACTCCTGCTGTAGCAGTCGGTACCAGGAGCGCAAGGAGGAGAGCCACGAGAAGGACTGGGACCAGAAAAGCAATGATGTGAGCACAGACTCCTCCTTTGAGGAATCGTCTCTGTTTGAGAAAGAGCTGGAGAAGTTTGATGAGCTGAGATTTGGTCAGCTCCGAAAGAAGATCTGGATCCGAATGGAAAACCCAGCTTATTGCCTGTCAGCCAAGCTCATCGCCATCTCCTCCTTGAGTGTGGTGCTGGCTTCCATCGTGGCCATGTGTGTACACAGCATGTCAGAATTCCAGAACGAGGATGGAGAAGTGGATGACCCTGTGCTGGAAGGTGTGGAGATTGCCTGCATTGCATGGTTCACCGGTGAGCTGGCCATCCGGCTGGTTGCTGCTCCATCACAAAAGAAGTTCTGGAAAAACCCTCTGAACATCATTGACTTTGTCTCCATCATTCCCTTCTATGCCACGTTGGCTGTGGACACCAaggaagaagagagtgaggacatTGAGAACATGGGCAAGGTGGTCCAGATCCTCCGGCTCATGAGGATTTTCCGCATCCTGAAGCTCGCCCGGCATTCCGTAGGGCTTCGTTCTCTTGGGGCCACGCTGAGGCACAGTTACCACGAAGTGGGGCtactgcttctcttcctctctgtgggTATCTCCATTTTCTCTGTGCTTATTTActctgtggagaaagatgaactcGCGTCCAGTCTCACTAGCATCCCCATCTGCTGGTGGTGGGCCACTATCAGTATGACCACAGTGGGCTATGGAGACACCCACCCAGTCACCTTAGCTGGGAAAATCATTGCGAGCACCTGCATTATCTGTGGCATCTTAGTGGTAGCCCTTCCCATCACCATCATCTTCAACAAGTTTTCCAAGTACTACCAGAAGCAGAAGGACATGGATGTGGACCAGTGCAGCGAGGACCCACCGGAGAAGTGCCACGAGCTACCTTACTTTAACATTAGGGACGTTTATGCACAGCAAGTACACGCCTTCATCACCAGTCTGTCTTCCATTGGCATCGTGGTCAGCGATCCTGACTCCACAGATGCCTCAAGTGTCGAAGACAACGAGGATGCTTACAACACCGCATCCCTGGAGAACTGTACTGCAAAATGA